In the Tamandua tetradactyla isolate mTamTet1 chromosome 8, mTamTet1.pri, whole genome shotgun sequence genome, AATGGGCGTAaggtttccatttggggtgatagGAAAGTTCTGGGAATGtaatggtggtgagggtagtgtaacactgtgaatgtggctaatcccactgaatggtatgcttccAAGTGGTTGAGATAGGAAAGTTCATGTTGtataaatgtttttacaattaaaaaaaataaataaaaagagctactagagacaatgacaattaaatacagtACCTGAGCCTGGTCTGGAACTAATTacggaggagaaaaggcccaaaaggacattactggaatATATGAGATGAGAATACTGGAACActgactgtaagctttatatcaatgttaaattgcatgaacttgataactgtatttaaggtgattacataagtgagtACCTTTGCCCTCAGGAAATTGTATACGGACGTATTAAGGTTCAAGGATCATGATATAtacatgtttagaaaatagacagGTAGCTTAGATAgacaggtggatggatggacagatattataaatgtggcaaaatgttaaaagttggtagatcttctaaacattaggtctaagaccataaaacagttagaggaaaatgttgggagatatcttatgaatcttacaactggaggcggttttatggaccttaaacctaaagcaagaacactgaagaaggaaataaataaatgggagctcctcaaaattaaacacttttgtgcatcaaagaacttcatcaagaaagcagaaagacagcctacacaatgggagacaatatttggaaatgacatatcagataaaggtctagtatccagaatttataaagagattgttcaactcaacaacaaaaagacagccaacccaattacaaaatgggaaaaagacttgaacagacacctatcagaagaggaaatacaaatggccaaaaggcacatgaagagatgctcaatgtccctggccattagagaaatgcaaatcaaaaccacaatgagatatcatctcacacccaccagaatggccattatcaacaaaacagaaaatgacaagtgctggagaggatgcggagaaagaggcacacttatccactgttggtgggaatgtcaaatggtgcaaccactgtggaaggcagtttggcggttcctcaaaaagctgaatatagaattgccatacaacccagcaataccattgctgggaatctactcaaaggacttaagggcaaagacacaaatggacatttgcacaccaatgtttatagcagcgttatttacaattgcaaagagatggaaacagccgaaatctccatcaacagaagagtggctaaacaaactgtggtatatacatacgatggaatattatgcagctttaagacaggataaacttatgaagcatgtaataacatggatggacctagagaacattatgctgagtgagtctagccaaaaactaaaggacaaatactgtatggtcccactgatgtgaacggacattcgagaataaatttggaatatgtcattggtaacagagtccagcaggaggtagaaacagggtaagataatgggtaattggagctgaagggatacagactgtgcaacaggactagatacaaaaactcaaaaatggacagcacaataatacctaattgtaaagtaatcatgttaaaacactgaatgaagctgcatctgagctataggttcttgttttgtttttactattattacttttattttttctctatattaacattctatatctttttcggttgtgttgctagttcttctaaactgatgcaaatgtactaagaaacgatgatcatgcatctatgtgatgatgttaagaattactgattgcatatgtagaatggtatgatttctaaatgttggattaatttttttttccgttaattaaaaaaaaaaaaaagagaaggggtaattggagctgaagggatacagactgtgcaacaggactggatataaaaactcagaaatggacagcacaatactacctaattgtaatgcaattatgttaaaacattgaatgaagctgcatgtgaggtataggttttttttttctctctattaacgttttaattcttattctgttgtctttttatttctttttctaaatcgatgcaaatgtactaagaaatgatgaatatgcaactatgtgatgatatcaagaattactgattgtacatgtagaatggaatgatttctaaatgttttgttaatttttttttaattaataaaaaaaaggaaaaaaagtgataaaatagcaaaaaaaaaaaataagttggtaGATCTTGGTATcttgtggtgatggtggtggatacattggagttctctgtatagaatttatattatttttgcaactgtcctgtaagtttgcaGTTATtgtaaaattaaagttaaaaaaaactgagcaatttgtaattattttaaaagaaaagacaggaagatTTAGTTACTTAAAGAAACCAGTATATGCTTAAACCACCCTCCTCCAGAGACTCAAATGTTTTACTTACCAAATGGAAACTCTCCTATGTCGTCATATAATTTACTGTAACCTTTCACCTCTAACAGGAACAGTGATACAGTAGGAATACTCATCCATGGCAACGACTGGACAGTATACTTAATCTCTCGATAAACTtgattctgaaaattaaatttctaATAGTTAAAACTAGAAAAAGTGACTTGTCAGTACATAATCcatttcaaagttgttttgggtTGAATTATCTTTTCTCTAAGTGGGGCGGGGGAGCTTATCTGACCATTATAATTTTAGTATGTGAGAAGCATGTGCAAGAAAAACACTCTTTTGTACTGGATAGATGCAGTAAACATTTTAAGCTTTGAATTTTTTCTCCTTCCCACCAAATCTGCATTCTAAATTTGTATTGCAGGAATaataatttctttcataaataaCTTCTATCCCAAACCCAACTGTCTATTTTTTTCAGTCCCTACAGTAACTGAcaaacacaaataactaaaagagaaaaatgattgtaaacaattttaaaatcacCTAGTATGAATTCCCTATCAAGCAAAGAAAAACACCTACATAGAAAAAcatttcagtttgaagaactcatactttaaaataattacacaaatgTGTGTATTTGTTTGTTCATCATTATTAGCAAAGAAGTTCCTATGTAAGTACTCAGCAAGATACCAAGCTTatagactaagaaaaaaaaagctgaagacatttatttgtttaaagggaaggagaaaggggatTAACCCTACCAAAAATATCTAACctatctgttttaaaaatatttaatggttACATATAAAGTTTAATCTGAAAAATCTCACAAATATAGCACACTGTTATTTTACAGTAATGGTtgttggaaaataaaaacacttacCTTTAAAAACTGTGGATGTTTCATCAATGAATGATCATAGACAAAATAAAAGCTCAGTGttgcaaagaagaaataaaggatataagCACCAAGATTTGTTATAATCAGGAGACTAATAGTTTGTCGAAAAATTTCATCCTCTGGCCAGGTAGCTGGATATATATAGggtgtaaaaaaataataatctgcaGCATTGAGTACAAGATCCATCTTAGCACCTAAAGGGTAAACATGTGCAACAATTACTTACCATGTTTAGATTTCTctcaaattttttttagaaaagcaatATTTGAAGTTCCCGATTTAAATATACCTGCTGCTTTGAGAACTCCCTAAATACAGTCTCCATGGAGCCAGAAGCGATAATTATCACCTCTAGTCTAATCACTTCATATTATATATGGTGACACTGAAGCTTagttagagaaactgaggcccaggaaggtTAAGTTTTATTTCCCCCCTCTATGGTCTTCAAGCTGATATGTGGCATAGTCTAGATCTAATTCCATTTTCATGTTTAATGTTCTTTTCTACTGAATCTGATGGCAACATGGTAAGCAGTAGGTACTCAGGCAAATGGTTTGCCCCTGAAGTTACAAGTTTCAGCAGCATCTCTCTACAAAAAGGACACATATctcagaattattatttttttgcttcaCTGGTAAGACCTAAGATGAGTTCCCTAAAATGTAAATCTAAGCAGCCACCAGAACCATATAAGTCAGAGACTATCTGTTCCTGCGACAGAAGAAAAAGTCACTCCCATTGACAGAACAAAGGGAGAAGTATTCTTGTcattaaagaatggaaaatatttgtttttctccccctaatcaaaattccagatCAGAGATTAGTAAATCATGGTATACCCAGAGCCCAGTTTTATAAAAACAGTTTTACTGGAACAGAACTATGCCCAGATGCTTATATACTGCCTAAGGTCGCTCTCCTACTCTAAATCAAGATTGAGTTACTGCAGCAGAGACAGTATAGTCCATAAAGCTTAAAATATCAGACCacttacagaaaatatttgtcaaCACCTGTAGATGCTTAAAACTAAAAAAACCCCCAATCAATGTTTTCTGTAAACAATCCTGTTATAATACAGTTCAATAACATTATGGTCAGCCATATGGAATCCATCATTTATGATCAACTCACTCATTCTTCATTGTCCTGTTTCTATAGGGAAATGTGTTTGACATTCTAAAACATCTCATTTTTAACAGAACTTTTTGAACATCTCATTTATAATTAAACTgtttgaacaacaacaaaaacaacctgCAAACTGCCTCCCATTAGATTTCAGGCATTCGAATGGTCTTTATCTGTTACAAACTGTGCCATGTAAAAAGCACCAATTTGTGAAATAGCctgtaaagaaaaaatacttaaatattaatttatctaCAGCCTGCTTCCTCTAAGAATGCAAGCTCTACAAGAGCAGGATTAtagaaagtcttttaaaaaatacataaacatagTTCAAAAAGGTCAAATTGATATATGAAAAGATATACAATGAGAAGTCTTGCTTCCGTCCATGTGCACAATAGGtggccttttgtgcctggtttaacacgctttcaaggttcatctatgttgtgacatgtatcaatacttcattgctttttatggccaaatattcAATTGTATAGATATAgctcaatttgtttatccattcatcaactgatggatgtTGGGTTGTCTCTATTTTTGGCTATTTTACAAAACACTGCCATGAATATCTGTGTACAAGTTTGTGTGgagaaatattttcaattctcCAGCATAtataagagtggaattgctgggtgatatggtaactttatttttattgagaaactgccaaactgtggTCCAAAGCAGCTGTAtgattttacaatcccaccagcaatgcatgagggtACTAATTTATCCACATTCTTGACAATACAGGTcattatgtcttttttatttagccagagtgggtgtgaaatggtatctcattgtggctttcatttgcatttccctaatgactcatattgagcaccttttcatgtgctcatgaccatttgtatactttctttagagaaatgtctattccacTGGGTTACCTGTCCTTCTATTGTTGAGTTATGAGAATTCTTTATAGATCCTTAATAAAAGatgcttatcagatatataatttgctAATATTATCTCCCATTTCATGGGCAATTGTTCACATACTTTAATtgttaaaatttgattttttttttagttctttgaatatatCTATAATAGCTGATTTAAAGTCACTGTCTATTAAGTTCACTGTCTGGGTGTCCTCAGTTACTactgactacttttttttttcctgtatgggCCATACTTTGCTGTTTTTTGCATGTCTTacattttttttgtggaaaacaggacattttaaataatataatgtggTTATTTCACAATCAGATTTTGTACCCCAACACTAAGGTTTTACGGTTGCTGTTTAAGTGACTTCCATGAATTAATTCTGTTaatacatttgtattatttttttgtctgtaGCTACTGAATTACTACTTGGTTTAGCTTAGTGGTCAGCTAATGATTGGACAGAGTTCCCTAAATGCTTTGAACCAAtacctctctcagcctttgttgAGAGGTCATGTGTGTATGTTGGGCCATACTTACAAAACTTCTGCAGGCAATTTACAGCTCTCACGtagctttcattttctgtttgcaCAGACCCTCAAGTTCAGACAAAGGTGAAAAATTAGGgccttctttgtctttcttggGCACATGTGCAGCCCTGCTTGCACAAATCATTCTAGATTCCCCCCCAAATTTATCAGAGCTTTTCAAAATCTATGTATCTCATATCtgtgtttccttttgtttttttgtcagcCTCTTGTGAGCCCTAACTGGTAACAGGCAGTGACAATATTAAACAAATGCCACTTATGTTCTTGACAAACATGCTGGTGATAGGACTGAGATCTGAGTAAGGTCAAAGAAACACAGCCTTGGGAGTAAAGCTTTGCAGGGAGCTGCCAGAGAGGTCAAAGAGTGACAGTTCTCTGGGCTGGGATTTTTTGGGAAGCTGCAAACCTGTCCATTTCCCTACAAGCTGCTAGGATGTTGGTTTTCACAATTATGATAGTTGTGAGTTTACTGGTTTTCAGGGCTACCATTAAGATGGCGAAAAAGGGATGgagataaaacaaatttaataatcctgttaaaacactgaatgaagctgcatctgagctataggtttttgttttgttttgttttgttttgttttgattttactattattacttttatttttttctctatattaacattctatatctttttcggttatgttgctagttcttctaaaccaatgcaaatgtactaagaaatgatgatcatgcatctatgtgatgatgttaagaattaatgattgcatgtgtagaatggtatgatctctaaatgttgggttaatttcttttttttccgttaattaaaaaaaaaaaaaaagagaagggataattggagatgaagggatacagactgtacaacgggactggatataaaaactcagaaatggacagcacaatactacccaattgtaatgcaattatgttaaaacactgaatgaagctgcatgtgaggtataggttttttgtttttgttttttttgtttttttttctttctattattgttttaattcttattctgttgtctttttatttctttttctaaatcgatgcaaatgtactaagaaatgatgaatatgcaactatgtgatgttattaagaattactgattgtacatgtagattggaatgatttctaattgttttgttaattctttttttaattaataataaaaaaaaaaacaaatttaaatgctACAAAGCTCACTAATCTTACTGAGATTCAACCATTTTTCTCAAATAAATACTCCGAGGAGTGCTGCCAGCTTTGGGTTTACTTCCAAGATTCTAAAAAAGCTTATTTTGACAACTTTTGTCAGCAATCTTGTTGTTCTCCTACAGGACTGCTGTTCTGGAGGTCACCACCACGTCCTTTTTCATAGTACAGGTCCACTATTCTTAACATATTTGGCATCAGATGTATTCCAGAATTCAGAATATTTAGATTTTACGACAGTTGGGACAACACCCTGTCATTAAACACATTAATCTTTGTTTAGGAAATGTATGAATATTAATACTGAATGGAATAAATACACAGTGTAAGTAGCATTATAGTTCTTTTGCATGGTAACAATTAATGTAGTAAGTATATATGTGATAATAAACTGATAGACAAAACAGTGGAATTGACACAGAATATAAACAATCTActtcttctatttttaaaggattaaacatatttaaatacctaaatatatacatgcaataaGTATTCATCACATCTGCTTGCTTGATGATCTTAGACAGAAGTGTTCATTAGGATTGGGATTTGGCATTGATGATGAGTCAGGACCAGGATACTCAAGGGATGAAGCCAGACTTTTGAAAAGGTATTGAGCAAATGTTATGTCTCATTAAGATATACTTCTCCCTAAACAATTCCTGGTAAATTACTTACCATACTCTCTTGCCTACCCTATTGTCTTTCAGGGACTTTTCTATTTGTTCTCACAATGTAGCCACTGTTGTCATCATTAATGTCATCAACACTTTTTTAATgcttatgtatatttatgtatatttaataaCCTTTTGCAATTTCCCCATTACTCAAGGAATGTGTAACAGAAGCATCATGGTCAGCATTTCTTCAGTTTTAGCTCTTCCCTAACATTTATGCTTTTGGTTGCTAAATAGGTGGTGTAGTTAATGAGCTTGGATATCATCTTCTCATGAGTGACATGAAATCCTTCAAAATCTCTGAGGTTCATTTTCAAATCTCATTGTTAGCTAAAATTTTGATAAGCATTTATTAATTCTgattttccaacttcattttaaGTGTCAGCAATTCTGAAAACAAGATCTTTATGACTGAACTCTTTACAGGAAATTCTGACACCTGGGCCTCTGTTAACTGCTACATAAACACTTGTTTTTCCCAGAGCTTAACACTCCTCAGTCAAAAGGCTGTATTTATTCCAGTCAAACTCAGGGGAAAGTAAATAACACTATTTTTCAcgagaaatcaaggaagacaaTGCATGGAAGAATTATTTAAGAACagtaaacattttcaaaacagtCTATACTGCCTGTCAAGGGTTTATATTTGCAAGCATAGATGGTCACTGCTCCAGCCTGTAGATTTCTGCATATTGATGCTCAGGTATATTGTGAACTCTGTTCAGGTAGTTTAGATGCTGGCTTCTTCTAATCACTGCCAACTTTATCTTTGTGTGACTAAAACACTACTGCCCACTATAATAGTTAACATTTGCTTAATATTAAAATCTGGTGGCTCTCTTCCAGTTTGATCCATGTTTTTTTAGGAATGAAGAACAGGTATAGGGCTATTTCACACCACAGCAAATTTATTCATTTGCAGGTTTTCACCAGATATTATCTTTAGCAAATTTGTCAGGGTAATTTTCAGAGTATCAGTTTTATAATCAGCAGTATACATTTTGGTACACATTCAGATATTTTTCACCATGCTTCCTAAATTTCTAAAGTCTCCCTTCTTAATGCTAATACGCATCTTGAGTAGCAATTCTTCATTGTATGTTCTAGCTTGTTTCAtgatcaacaaaccaatcactgcATTTGTTTACATCCTTATTTTTCATTAGATTTTGGTCATCACTGTCATCTTAAACTTCaacaatctgtatttttttaaagtaatatagGGGGGAAATTCTCACAGTGTCTTCTTAGGTAGAATGCCTAACAGACACACCACGTGCAAATTGCTAAAATAACTCCACATTCCATACTATTATTATAGACAGATCTTTTCATTGATTCTATTATCTTTAATGCCCTCTTTAACtatctttaatattttcacatgcaATTACCACCCaaataacaaaacaacaaaaaagctaaACAGCAGCAGCAAACAGCAGAGGTAGGAGTATCTCATAGGTGCATTAAGACACAATGAGTACattaaaaaacttcaaaaataactaaaacaaaaatgaaaaaatataacttttggtTTTCAGGACTTTCCAGGCTTTGATCTATGGATCTATGTTCCTCTGTGTGACCCACTGTTGTTTATTTAACCAAACACCCACGTACAGACATTTTTAATCTTTAGCAATTACAAATAATGCCACAATTAATGAACAGGattgggtaactttccaaaaactttGGTAGACATTGCTAAACTGTTCTCCATAAGGGATGTAATACCTTGCACGTCTGTGAGCAATATAAGATAATACCTAATTCCCTACAACCTCACCAACAGAAGGTATTATCAAACTTTTGGATATTTGTCAATTTGATAGGAAAGACTAACTCAGTATAGATTAAtctacatttacattttagaataaatttgaGTATCATTTCATATGTTcagattaatttatattttcttttctgtgaggctttttttttatcttttgctaTTTTTCCTACTAAGTTTTTAgtcttgttttaaaaatcaactttttaTTTATGAAGGAGTTTAGCTTTTGGTTTGTGATATGAGGTGTAAGcagttttttttcctcattttgtcaggaaaagaaaaatttaattaatgCCAAATGGCAAATATTAACACATGTCCgtcatatatgtcattttttatatctcaattgtatttttatactcCTCAGTTCATTTTGAAAACAACCTTTTATGATATATAgccaaatgaatttgaaatttcaGTTATCTCAAAGTACATAGAAATGACCTATAAATGAAACACTCATAAAAGaacacttaaaatattatttaaggaCTTCAACATAATAGAATCCTCTTTGTCcagatttttaaactatttttttcctaagTCACTATACAATATTTGACATTtgcattatatatgcatataaagcAGAAACATTTGTCAAAGTGAGCATAAGATGAAACagcatatagtgtccttttcTGGATATAATCAAATTTTCAGAGGCAAAATGGTTCAAATGGGAGCAAAAAGCTGACTTCTTCATGAACTAAACTAGATAAACAATAATTAAGAATAATGCTAAATATTTATACCATAAATCATTCTCTTTACTGTCCTTTTAACATAGAGGGTACACTCTGGGTATGTCTGAATCAAAATATTTCCAATCAAAATTGTGACCTCCTATAACTAGGGGGTAAGTAATTCAATAAAAGACCCTAGGGTAAAAAGAGAGGCAGTATAGATGAATAGAGGGCATCTGTCCATCAAGTTATACATATCGACTTAATAAAGAGGTAGATTATTTAAAAGTCTCAGTGGGCTCAGATATTGATTTGGGCCTGAAAGcgatgttttaattatt is a window encoding:
- the SC5D gene encoding lathosterol oxidase isoform X2, which gives rise to MDLVLNAADYYFFTPYIYPATWPEDEIFRQTISLLIITNLGAYILYFFFATLSFYFVYDHSLMKHPQFLKNQVYREIKYTVQSLPWMSIPTVSLFLLEVKGYSKLYDDIGEFPFGWFRIIVSVISFLFFTDMLIYWIHRGLHHRLFYKQ